CCAGGCTCGGGGCATGAGCGAGAAACCACCCGAGCCCCGGCTCCGGCTCCGTCGCGGGGTCCCGGTGCTGCGCCGCGCTCAAGGCCGGCTCCAGGTGGGCATGGATCCCGCCCGCCGGCTGCTCCTGCCCGACACCCCGTCGGTGGACGCGTTCCTCTCCGGGCTGACCGCCGGCACCGAGGAGCCGGAGGATCCCGAGCTGCAGGACGTGGTCGCCCGGCTGCGGAGCCGTCGTCTGCTGGTCGACCGGCTCGAGGTGCGGCACCGCCGCCTGGCCCGGGCCGAGACCCGGGTACGCCTGTGGGGCAGCCCGACGGGGCTGTGCCGCGAGGTCGCCCAGCTGCTGCTGGCCCAGGGCCTGACCCTGCTGGCCCCCGGCGACGGCGCTCCGGCGGACGTCACGGTGCTGCTCAGCGTCGGGGAGCCGGCCCGGGACCTGGTCGACGACCTCACCCACCCGGGCGACCCGGTCCTCCTGGTGGCGGTGATCGACGCCCGCGTCCGGCTGGGCCCGTTCGTCCTGCCCGGGGTGACCGCCTGCGTGCGCTGCCTCGACGCGCACCAGGCACTGATGGACCCCGGCGTCCCCGCACCGCCGGACCCGCGACTGCCCCGCGCGGTGGAGGTCTCGGAGCTGCTGCTGCGCGACGTCGCCCTGCGCACCGCGGTCGACGTGGTGGCCTGGGCGGAGGGACGATGCCCGCGCACGTGGTCGGCGACCACCTGGCTCGACGAGGACCTGGTCGAGGAGCACGAGGCCTGGCTCAGGCACCCGCACTGCGGCTGCGGGTGGGACGAGCTGATCGGCGCCGGCTGAGCTCAGAGCCCCGAGAACGCCACCGAGCCGGACGCACGACCTCGGTCGTGGGTCCGGCTCGGCCTCTTGCTGATCGAGGTGCTCACGTGCGAGCCCGGGTGCTCACAGGGCCCGAGCCAGCGCCAGGCGCGCCTGTGCGGCAGCCCGCTCGGCCCGACGGCTCATCCGGCGGGCCACCGCAACTCGGTGCCCGCGCCGCATCTCGTGCGCCTCTCCCAGGCGCACGGCCATATGGGCCCTCGCCAGGTCTTCATACATCTGGTTCATCTCGGTACTTCCGTTCGTCTTGCTGGTACTGGTCGTCTTGCTCGTGCTGGGTTGCTTGCTGCTCATGTGCTTGCTGTCTGCTCCGTGTCCGGCGCCGCCCCTCAGGCGGCCGCCTCGTCCCTCTGGTCCTTGCGCGGTCGGCCCCTCGGTCGTTTGCGCGGGATCACCACGCCCTGCAGGAAGAGCTCGCCGCCCCAGACGCCCCAGGGCTCGCGGCGCTCCAGTGCTCCCTCGAGGCAGGTGGCCCGGACCGGGCACTCCTGACACAGACTCTTGGCGTGTTCCACCTCGCTGGGCGACTCGGCGAACCAGAGCTCAGGGTCCGTCGTCCGGCACGGCGCCGAGGCCGGCGGGGCCAGGGGATGGTCGAGAACGCTGATGGTCATGTGCTGTCACCTCCTCTCACTGCTGACCTGATCGCTGATGGACGGAACGGTCGGGCCGCGGAAAACAGAAAAGCCGCGGATCCCGGTGGGATCCGCGGCCTGGAGGTGCCAGCTGTCGATGACTCAACAGGTAGGCGGTCTCCAGGCACTGGTCCCCCAGATTGCTGCCGGAATGGCGGTGCCAGCGGTCGCAACCGCGTGCGCCGACACCACATCGGCTCCGGCACGCCGCCGGCCGCCGAACGCCACGTCCGCGCAGGCGCGCGCCACGGAGGCGGAATCGACGATGGGCATGCCGAAGGACGGCTTCGGGGCCGTCTTCGCGAGAATGTTGCTGATCATCTGTTTTCCACCTCCTTCGGTGCGTGAGCGTCGGCCGTCTTCGGGCCGCGCGGGGGCTTTTGGTACGAGAAGTAAACTATCCGCCCTCCCCTGTCAGGGGCAATCGGTTTTATGGGTCTTTCTTCTTCGTTCTCCCTGGCAGGGGCTCTCAGGCGAGCAGCGCGCGCAGCTCGTCCCCGTACGCCTCGATCTTCTTGACCCCCACGCCGGCGATCTTGAGCAGGCTCGCGTCGTCGCGGGGACGCTTCTCCGCGATCAGCTGCAAGGTGGCGTCGGTGAACACGACGTACGCCGGCACCTCGTCGCGGCTGGCGCGCTCGCGGCGCCACTCGCGCAGCGCCTCGTAGAGCTCCTCGTCGTAGGAGGCGGGACAGTCAGCGCAGCGGCCCACCTTCTTCTCCGCCGGCGTCGACAGCGGCCGTCCGCACTCGCGGCAGTGCATCCCCCGCCGGGGCTTGCGTGAGCTGCGGGTGCCGCTCGCGGCCGTCTGCTCCTCGGGGCCGACGACGGTGTCCAGGAACCGCGAGCGCTTGCGGGAGGCGCGGCCACCGGGGTTGCGGGCCTGCGCCCAGCTGAGCAGCAGCTCGCGCCGGGCGCGGGTCATCCCGACGTAGAGCAGCCTGCGCTCCTCCTCCACCTCGGCCGGCGTCTGGGCGTGGATGATCGGCAGCGTCCCCTCGACCAGGCCGATCAGCAGCACCACGTCCCACTCCAGCCCCTTGGCGGCGTGCAGGGTGGCCAGCGTGACCCCCTCGGCGACCGGGGCGTGCTGCTCGGAGGCGCGTCGGTCCAGGTCGTCGACGAAGCCACCCAGGTCGGCACCCGGCCGCCGGGCGAACTCCGCCGCCTGGTCGGCCAGCGCCTGCAGCGACTCCCAGCGGTCGCGGGTCTGTCCCCGGGAGCTGGGCGCCTGCGCCGACCAGCCCATCCCGGCCAGTGTCGCCTTGACCACCTCGACCAGGTCCTCGCCCGCGCCCGCCGACTCGCCCGCGCGGGCTGTGCCACGCAGGAGGGTGACCGCCTGGCGCACCTCGGCGCGGTCGAAGAAGCGGGCCGCGCCGCGGACGACGTAGGGCACGCCCCGCGCTGCCAGCGCGTCCTCGAACGCCTCGGACTGGGCGTTGATCCGCATGAGGACGGCGATCTCCCGCGCCGGCGTGCCCTCGGCCATCACCCGCACCACCTCCTCGGCCGCGGCGGCGGCCTCGGCCACCTCGTCGGGGTGGCTGGTGACCCGCACCGCCGGGCCGGCCGGTCGCTGGGGCACCAGCTGGACCCCGCTGCTGACCGTCCCGGCCAGCAGGGCGTTGGCCGCGCCCACGACCTGGGGGCTTGAGCGGTAGTTGCGCACCAGGTCGACCGAGGTCGCCTGCGGGAACCGGGTGCCGAAGTCGCGCAGGTAGCGCGCGTCGGCGCCCGCGAAGGAGTAGATGGTCTGCGCGGGGTCGCCCACCACGCAGATCTCCTCGCGACCACCGAGCCACAGCTCGAGCAGGGCGTACTGCAGGGGGCTGACGTCCTGGAACTCGTCGACCACGAACCACTTGTACTGGCGGCGGACCTCGGCGGCGACCCGTTCGTCCTCGGCGAGCATCCCGGCGTTGAGCAGCAGGACGTCCTCCATGTCCATCCGGCCCTGGCCGCGCTTGACCTCCTCGTAGGCCTCGTAGACGTGGGCCACGGTCTCCGGGGGCAGGTCACCGACCGCCCGGCCCCGACGCGGGGCGACGCGGGGGTAGTCCTCGGCCGAGACGTTGCTGACCTTGGCCCACTCGACCTCCGAGGCGAGGTCGCGCAGCAGCGCCTGGTCCGGCGCGAGCCGCTGCCGCCGCGCGGCGGTGGCCATCAGGCCCAGCTTGGACTCCACCAGGGTCGGCAGCTCGCGTCCGTGCACCCGCGGCCAGAAGAACCGCAGCTGCCGC
The window above is part of the Nocardioides campestrisoli genome. Proteins encoded here:
- a CDS encoding ATP-dependent DNA helicase UvrD2; its protein translation is MPTPEDLLAALDPEQRRVAEALRGPVRVLAGAGTGKTRAVTHRIAYGVATGIYVPTEVLAVTFTTRAAGEMRGRLRLLGAGGVQARTFHSAALRQLRFFWPRVHGRELPTLVESKLGLMATAARRQRLAPDQALLRDLASEVEWAKVSNVSAEDYPRVAPRRGRAVGDLPPETVAHVYEAYEEVKRGQGRMDMEDVLLLNAGMLAEDERVAAEVRRQYKWFVVDEFQDVSPLQYALLELWLGGREEICVVGDPAQTIYSFAGADARYLRDFGTRFPQATSVDLVRNYRSSPQVVGAANALLAGTVSSGVQLVPQRPAGPAVRVTSHPDEVAEAAAAAEEVVRVMAEGTPAREIAVLMRINAQSEAFEDALAARGVPYVVRGAARFFDRAEVRQAVTLLRGTARAGESAGAGEDLVEVVKATLAGMGWSAQAPSSRGQTRDRWESLQALADQAAEFARRPGADLGGFVDDLDRRASEQHAPVAEGVTLATLHAAKGLEWDVVLLIGLVEGTLPIIHAQTPAEVEEERRLLYVGMTRARRELLLSWAQARNPGGRASRKRSRFLDTVVGPEEQTAASGTRSSRKPRRGMHCRECGRPLSTPAEKKVGRCADCPASYDEELYEALREWRRERASRDEVPAYVVFTDATLQLIAEKRPRDDASLLKIAGVGVKKIEAYGDELRALLA
- a CDS encoding WhiB family transcriptional regulator, translating into MTISVLDHPLAPPASAPCRTTDPELWFAESPSEVEHAKSLCQECPVRATCLEGALERREPWGVWGGELFLQGVVIPRKRPRGRPRKDQRDEAAA